From Pseudoramibacter sp.:
GGTCACTTCGTGGTAGAACGGATCTTCGTAGGTCAGGCAGCACAGCAGCCGGCCGCAGACCCCGGAAATTTTCGTCGAGTTTAAGGACAGCCCCTGTTCCTTGGCCATTTTGATCGATACCGGACGGAATTCGCCCATCCAGCTCGAGCAGCAGGTTTCCCGGCCGCAGATGCCCAGGGTGTTGAACATCTTCGTTTCATCCCGGACGCCGATCTGACGCAGCTCGATGCGCAGGTGGAAGGCTGAGGCCAGATCCCGGACCAGCTGTCTGAAATCCAGGCGGCCGTCCGCCGTGAAGTAAAAGATCGCCTTGCGGTGGTCAAAGGTGAATTCCACGTCCACGAGGTGCATGTCCAAATGGTGAAAAGCCGCCCGTTCTTCAAAAACCTTGTGGGCTTCTTTTTCTTTCTCGAGCAGCTCGATGTGAGTCTGTTCGTCCTTTTTTGTGGCGACGCGTCGTACCGGCTTCAGGGGGTGTTTAAAGGTGCTTTTTTCAATTTCCCTCGGGCCGAGCACCACCTCGCCGTATTCGATCCCCTGGGCCGTTTCCACGACGACGTGGGCGTGCTCGGCGATCTCGAGATCGTTGGTTTTAAAATAATAAATTTTGCCTGCGGGGCGAAAGCGCACCCCGACAATTTTAATTTTCATCACTATTCTCCTGTATTTCAGCAATCCGAAGCAGTGCCGCCTCCCACTGGAGCCGGGGATTGGCGTTGGTCTCCAGACGTTTTCGCAGTTCTGCCGCACATTCCGCCATCTCGGTCAGCGCTTCGGTGCCGGCGAGCCCCGCAAAGGGCGACGGCGCCGCCTGAAGGGGTGTGCCGGCCTGTTCCGCCGCGGCATTCACAAAGAGCTGAATGAGGCGGTCGGCCCCTTCAAGGCTCTGGCGTTTGTCCTTGCCGGCTTTTTCGGCAAAGGCAAATATCGGCTGCAGATTGTGTTTTAGTATATCACAAATCACCGGAATTAAATCCGTTTTTATCCCCTGGCCGCCGTCTTCGGCCAGACGCGCGAGGGCCAGTCCCGGCAGACCCACCGCCGCGGCCAGGAGGTTTTCCTGCTGTTCCGGCGTCAGATCCAGATGATGGGCCGCAAAAACCTGAAGCATTTCATCGTCGGTCAGCGGCTCCAGGGGCAGCTGCTGACACCTCGAGCGGATGGTCGGCAGGAGTTTTCGGGGATTGTCCGCTGTGAGCAGAAAGACGTTGCCTGGCTCCGGCTCCTCTAAAGATTTAAGCAGGGCGTTCTGGGACTCCGCCGTCATTTTCTGGGCCGACTCGATCAGGCAGACCCGGCCGCCCCCTTCCAGAGGACGGCTGCCCATGTCCGCGATAAGCCGGCGGATCTGGTCGATTTTAATGGTGCCGCCTTCCGGGGGCGCGGTGATGAGAAAATCCGGATGGGTGCCCGAGGCCATGTGCCGGCAGGATGGGCAGAAGCCGCAGGGCCGGTTTTCCGGCGCGGCAGTGCACAAAACGGCTTTGGCAAAGCTCCGGGCGAAACTGCCCTTGCCGATGCCGTCGGGGCCGGTGATCAGATACGCGTGGCTGACCTGATCGGCGTGCACCGCCCGGCTTAACAGGGCTTTTGCCCGCGTTTGTCCCACAATGCCTTCAAACATAGTCCTGTCCTTTCTATATCAACATTATTTTATAATTTGAATCCGGCCGTCTTCGACGCCCATGATTTCAAGGCCCTGGGCGTCCATTTCGGCGAGCATTCCGACGGTTTCCGGGGTCAGCCGGTCGCCGGGCAGGGCCAAAGGCACTCCGGGCGGGTAGGGAATGAGCATCTGCCCCGCGATGCGCCCAGCAGCTTTCGCAAGTGGACACGGCGTCCGGGGCTGATCCACCGCCTGCCAGAAGGGCAGGGTCTGATTAAACCGCCCAGCAGGCAGATCTGCCAATGCCGGTGCCGGCTGAACGTCCGTTTCGCCGTCGACACTCTGCATCGCCGTGATGAAAGCGTCGAGGTCGGCCGCCGTAGTGCCGATGCCGGTCATGGCGAGCAGTGTGTCCGGCGTCTCGATTTCAAAGTACAGGCCAAATCTTTCCCGAAGGGTTTTGGCCAGTTCGAGGCCGGATCCGTCCCGGACGCCGAACAGCCATTTGCTCCGGTCGTAGGTTTCCGGAGGACCGCCGTACAAAAACAGGCGGTGTTCGGGATGCGAAAATAAGGGAACGGCCCGGTCGTGAGCCGCGCCGACGGTTTCAAAAACCCCTTCGCTTTGTTCCGCCCCTTCGGCGACCGCTTTTTCAATCCCCGCCATGAGGAGATAGCTCGGGCTCGAGGACTCGATCTGGCTTAGCCAGTCGTCTATTTTTTCCAAATCGATGCGGCCGCTGTTCATCAGCAGCACCGAACCCATGGTCGGCGCCCCGAGGATTTTGTGGGTGCTGGACACCGCGGCGTCGGCGCCGCAGGCGACGGCCGAAGGGGGGCCGCCGTGCCAGAAGGCCAGGTGGGCGCCGTGGGCCTCGTCCACAGCGAGCCACTTACCCCGGCGGTGCAGGACTTCCGCGATGGCGGCGACGTCGCTGGCCGTACCGTAATAGGTCGGCGACGTCAGCATCATCCCCTGAATGTCCGGGTCCTGTTCTAAAGCCCTTTCCACAGATTCGGCGGTCACGGCTTTGGGAAAGGCGGGGAAGGTTTCAAACACGGGATCGACAAAATGCCCGGTAAGGCGGCCGATGTGAAGGGCGGCGAACACCGAGCGGTGGGCGTTGGTGGGGATGAGCACCCGGCCTTCGGGCCCCGCCCCGGCCAGAAGCACCGCGAGAATCCCCGCCGTGGTGCCGCCGACCAGAAGCCGGCTGGCCTTTGCGCCGTAAAGGTCCGCGATCACCGCCTGGCTTTCGGCGATGACGTCCCGGGGATCGTGGAGGTTGTCCGCGCCGGGAATCTCCGTGATGTCGTAAGGCAGTAGGGCGCCGCCCCGGCCCTTGTGGCCGGGCATGTGAAAGCGCAGCCGGTCTTTTCCGGCGATGTCCCGGAGCCGGTCTCCCAAAGGCGTCCGGCTCATGCCTTCGCCTCCGGCTGAAAAGCCTCTAAGACGGCGGCTGTGATTTCGTCGCCGATCGCATCAATGGAACGCAGTTTTCCGCGGCCGTCGACGCAGTGAATGACATGCCAGTGCCGGCTTTGGGCCAAAGCCCTGGCGTTGGCCGCCGAGCGCCTGAGGTAGTCCTGATCCTGTTCGTGGATGTCTTTTTCCGCGCCGCCGGTCATCTTGTTGGCCCGGTCCGCCATGAGGCTTTCGCTGACGGCTTCGGGCATGTCGAGGAAAAAGACGAGGTCCGGCCGGGGCAGCCCCAGCAGGTTGAACTCGTAGTCTTCGAGCCAGCTCAGAAACCGCTCTCTTTCTTTAGGATCGGCGATTTTTCCCGCCTGGTGCACCATGTTGGACGTGGTGTAGCGGTCGGCGATGACGGCGCCCCCTTTGGCCAGAAAGGGACCCGTTTCTTCCTGGTAAGAGGCGTAGCGGTCCGCCGCGAAAAACGTCGAGGCGATGTAGGGGCTCACCGCGTCGGGGTCGCGCCCAAAGTCCCCGGCCAGATAATGCCGGGCCATCGCCGACGAATCCTTGTCATACCGCGGATAGGAGACCCGCAGCACCGGAATGCCCTTTGCCTTTAAAACCCGGCACAGCCGTTCGGACTGGGTCTGTTTGCCCGTGCCGTCGATGCCTTCGATGACGATCAGTTTGCCTTTTTTGATTCCTTGATCCATATTCCCGCTCATTTCTATCAATTTGTTCTATTATAACAAAAAAAGCAGCCTCTGTTGAGACTGCCTGGTCAGATCCCCTAAAAACTAAAATGGTTAGAGTCTATAAGGTCCAGCTGGTGCACCAGCTGTTTTTCCATGAGGGCCTGGGTCGTGCCTTCCACAAACACGTCGACGATTTCCGGGTCGAAAAAGGTCCCCGCCGACCGCTTCAAAGCGTCCAGACTTTCCTTGATGGTCCGCTGGTACATGAAGCCCCCGGCGTTTTCCCGAAGCCGGGTGTACACGTTGGCCACGGCACAGACCCGGGCCAGCAGGGGAATGTCGCTGCCGGACCGCCCGTCGGGGTAGCCGCTGCCGTCGTAGCACTCGTGGTGATAGAGTACGATCTGTCCCGCCGCCTTGCAGAATTCGTGGGCGTCGGGCTCGATGTCATCGATCTGCTGAAAGAGCCGGCTCCCGTAATCCACGTGGGCCATCATCAGAAGCGCCTGGTCCTTGGTGTAAAGGGTCTCGGCCTCGATGAGGTCCCCGTCGAGAAAGCCCTTGCCGATATCGTGGTAGTCGAAGGGGGAGAGGCTGTGCCACATGAGCTGTTCTTCGAGATGATCCCGCTTGAGCAGACGCAGGATGATGCGCATGTACTGCCCGGTAACCATGTTGTGGTAAACTTCCCGCTGAGACAGGCGGCCCATCACCGATCTCAGCATCTTCTCGCCTTCAGACACCGCTTTCACCCCCTTTTAAACCTTTTCTTGTTTTTCAAATTATATTATACAATAATTTGCCCGTCCTTCATGTAGAAAAATTTACACAATAAGAAGAATCTTGTGGTATAATGGCGGTCAAAATGACGAGGAGGCAGAAAATGGCAAAGAAAAAACACAAAAAAGAACCCCAGAAAACCAATGTCATGCGGATCCTCGAACAGGCCCACCTGGACTACGATCCCCAGTACTACGACGCGGAAGACGGCCAGATCGACGGCCTTTCGGTGGCGAAAAAAATGGGTGAAAACCCCGACGACGTCTACAAAACCCTGGTCT
This genomic window contains:
- a CDS encoding PSP1 domain-containing protein — its product is MKIKIVGVRFRPAGKIYYFKTNDLEIAEHAHVVVETAQGIEYGEVVLGPREIEKSTFKHPLKPVRRVATKKDEQTHIELLEKEKEAHKVFEERAAFHHLDMHLVDVEFTFDHRKAIFYFTADGRLDFRQLVRDLASAFHLRIELRQIGVRDETKMFNTLGICGRETCCSSWMGEFRPVSIKMAKEQGLSLNSTKISGVCGRLLCCLTYEDPFYHEVTRKMPKIGNWVTTPDGEGQVYRLNVLEEKVVVKMQTEDDEMEIKTFDVNDVVKSGEKHVLANNRRQQREKEERLREQKQEGQEAKGDDKSKKHDKGPKKQAKNDGHREEGHRRRRHRAGRKHNKRSKQAKGGDKNQNAKTPSSPSEKKKEKK
- the holB gene encoding DNA polymerase III subunit delta'; translation: MFEGIVGQTRAKALLSRAVHADQVSHAYLITGPDGIGKGSFARSFAKAVLCTAAPENRPCGFCPSCRHMASGTHPDFLITAPPEGGTIKIDQIRRLIADMGSRPLEGGGRVCLIESAQKMTAESQNALLKSLEEPEPGNVFLLTADNPRKLLPTIRSRCQQLPLEPLTDDEMLQVFAAHHLDLTPEQQENLLAAAVGLPGLALARLAEDGGQGIKTDLIPVICDILKHNLQPIFAFAEKAGKDKRQSLEGADRLIQLFVNAAAEQAGTPLQAAPSPFAGLAGTEALTEMAECAAELRKRLETNANPRLQWEAALLRIAEIQENSDEN
- a CDS encoding aminotransferase class I/II-fold pyridoxal phosphate-dependent enzyme; the encoded protein is MSRTPLGDRLRDIAGKDRLRFHMPGHKGRGGALLPYDITEIPGADNLHDPRDVIAESQAVIADLYGAKASRLLVGGTTAGILAVLLAGAGPEGRVLIPTNAHRSVFAALHIGRLTGHFVDPVFETFPAFPKAVTAESVERALEQDPDIQGMMLTSPTYYGTASDVAAIAEVLHRRGKWLAVDEAHGAHLAFWHGGPPSAVACGADAAVSSTHKILGAPTMGSVLLMNSGRIDLEKIDDWLSQIESSSPSYLLMAGIEKAVAEGAEQSEGVFETVGAAHDRAVPLFSHPEHRLFLYGGPPETYDRSKWLFGVRDGSGLELAKTLRERFGLYFEIETPDTLLAMTGIGTTAADLDAFITAMQSVDGETDVQPAPALADLPAGRFNQTLPFWQAVDQPRTPCPLAKAAGRIAGQMLIPYPPGVPLALPGDRLTPETVGMLAEMDAQGLEIMGVEDGRIQIIK
- a CDS encoding dTMP kinase, giving the protein MDQGIKKGKLIVIEGIDGTGKQTQSERLCRVLKAKGIPVLRVSYPRYDKDSSAMARHYLAGDFGRDPDAVSPYIASTFFAADRYASYQEETGPFLAKGGAVIADRYTTSNMVHQAGKIADPKERERFLSWLEDYEFNLLGLPRPDLVFFLDMPEAVSESLMADRANKMTGGAEKDIHEQDQDYLRRSAANARALAQSRHWHVIHCVDGRGKLRSIDAIGDEITAAVLEAFQPEAKA
- a CDS encoding HD-GYP domain-containing protein; its protein translation is MSEGEKMLRSVMGRLSQREVYHNMVTGQYMRIILRLLKRDHLEEQLMWHSLSPFDYHDIGKGFLDGDLIEAETLYTKDQALLMMAHVDYGSRLFQQIDDIEPDAHEFCKAAGQIVLYHHECYDGSGYPDGRSGSDIPLLARVCAVANVYTRLRENAGGFMYQRTIKESLDALKRSAGTFFDPEIVDVFVEGTTQALMEKQLVHQLDLIDSNHFSF